One Pantoea eucalypti genomic region harbors:
- the malQ gene encoding 4-alpha-glucanotransferase — protein sequence MKQNALDQAARAAGISLDYINVNGEKAAISDETKRALLAVMDDPQDAKKSPLPPVAVFSGSGKRQLTPQGSGVYSWQLQTEKGKQFSGELTAGEPFSLPGPLTQGYHQLTLTKGKKRWQTRIIVAPRRCYLPPALEAGEKRWGALVQLYTVRSEQNWGIGDFGDLDQLLVQLAERGGDFVGLNPLHALYPASAGFASPYSPSSRRWLNVIYIDVSQVADFQQSAAAQKWWKSAKTQKALTKAREAEWVDYEAVMALKLTALRHAWAHFQARDNQSEEHQSWAAFVRQGGDSLRYQAAYDGIQLERQADKTQQGGWPAWPEAWRNSQLPEVQQWCEQHEEEIAFWQWLQWLAQQQFSACWTHSQALGMSVGLYRDLAVGVAEGSAETWHDPELYRLKASVGAPPDRLGPLGQNWGLPPMDPHVMQARGYQPFIDMLRANMRDCGALRIDHVMSLLRLWWVPAGETADKGAYVAYPVNDLLGILALESHRLRCMVIGEDLGTVPQEIISLLRKSGVFSWKVLWFEQEKDQRYRAPQDYPRQSIASASTHDLPTLTGFWEQGDLDLGEKLGLYPGDAVKALHQQRAAQKQALLDALHQAGALPARSQKKAEKLTMTPALNRAIHRFLADTESALLGLQPEDWLGMTTPVNVPGTVDQYPNWRRKLSKTLEAIFADKEVNTLLKVVSEQRQSGQKGQ from the coding sequence ATGAAGCAAAATGCACTCGATCAGGCCGCCCGTGCCGCGGGAATTTCACTGGATTACATCAACGTTAACGGCGAGAAAGCGGCGATCAGCGATGAGACCAAACGCGCGCTGCTGGCGGTAATGGACGATCCGCAGGATGCCAAAAAATCACCGCTGCCGCCGGTCGCGGTGTTCAGCGGCAGTGGCAAACGGCAATTGACGCCACAGGGCAGCGGCGTCTACAGCTGGCAGTTGCAGACCGAAAAGGGCAAGCAGTTTAGCGGCGAGTTAACCGCCGGAGAGCCTTTTTCGCTGCCGGGGCCGCTGACACAGGGTTATCACCAGCTCACGCTCACTAAAGGAAAGAAGCGCTGGCAGACGCGGATTATTGTCGCGCCGCGCCGCTGCTATCTGCCGCCAGCGCTGGAGGCGGGAGAGAAACGCTGGGGCGCGCTGGTGCAGCTCTACACGGTGCGATCTGAACAGAACTGGGGCATTGGCGACTTCGGCGACCTTGACCAGCTGCTGGTGCAACTGGCTGAGCGCGGCGGCGATTTTGTCGGGCTGAATCCGCTGCATGCGCTCTATCCCGCCAGCGCCGGTTTTGCCAGCCCGTACAGTCCGTCATCCCGCCGCTGGCTGAATGTGATTTATATCGACGTCAGTCAGGTCGCCGATTTTCAGCAAAGCGCGGCAGCACAGAAGTGGTGGAAAAGTGCCAAAACCCAGAAGGCGCTGACCAAAGCGCGAGAGGCAGAGTGGGTTGACTACGAGGCCGTGATGGCGCTTAAGCTCACTGCGCTGCGGCACGCCTGGGCCCACTTCCAGGCGCGTGATAACCAGAGCGAAGAGCATCAATCCTGGGCAGCTTTTGTACGTCAAGGCGGCGACAGCCTGCGTTATCAGGCGGCCTACGACGGTATCCAGCTGGAGCGGCAGGCGGACAAGACGCAGCAGGGCGGCTGGCCTGCATGGCCGGAAGCGTGGCGTAACAGCCAGTTGCCCGAGGTGCAGCAGTGGTGTGAGCAGCATGAAGAGGAGATCGCGTTCTGGCAGTGGCTGCAATGGCTGGCACAGCAGCAGTTCTCGGCCTGCTGGACGCACAGTCAGGCGCTGGGCATGAGTGTGGGGCTTTATCGTGATCTGGCGGTGGGCGTAGCAGAGGGCAGTGCGGAAACCTGGCACGACCCGGAGCTTTATCGCCTTAAAGCCTCAGTGGGCGCGCCACCCGATCGTCTGGGTCCGCTGGGACAAAACTGGGGCTTACCGCCGATGGACCCGCATGTGATGCAGGCGCGGGGCTATCAGCCGTTCATCGACATGCTGCGCGCCAACATGCGCGACTGCGGCGCATTGCGTATCGACCATGTGATGTCTCTACTGCGTCTGTGGTGGGTACCGGCCGGGGAGACAGCGGATAAAGGCGCCTATGTCGCCTATCCGGTCAATGACCTGCTGGGCATCCTGGCGCTGGAGAGCCATCGGCTGCGCTGCATGGTGATTGGTGAAGACCTGGGCACCGTGCCTCAGGAAATTATCAGCCTGCTGCGTAAAAGCGGTGTCTTTTCATGGAAGGTGCTCTGGTTTGAGCAGGAGAAAGATCAGCGTTATCGCGCGCCGCAGGACTATCCACGCCAGTCTATCGCCAGCGCCAGTACCCATGATCTGCCGACGCTGACCGGTTTCTGGGAGCAGGGCGACCTGGATCTGGGTGAGAAGCTGGGCCTTTATCCGGGCGATGCAGTGAAAGCGCTGCATCAGCAGCGTGCCGCGCAGAAACAGGCGCTGCTGGATGCGCTGCATCAGGCAGGTGCCTTACCGGCCCGCAGTCAGAAGAAGGCGGAGAAGCTGACCATGACGCCTGCGCTGAACCGGGCCATCCATCGCTTCCTGGCGGATACCGAGAGTGCGCTGCTTGGCCTGCAGCCTGAAGACTGGCTCGGTATGACCACGCCGGTCAACGTGCCGGGCACGGTAGATCAGTACCCTAACTGGCGACGCAAGCTGAGCAAAACGCTGGAGGCGATCTTTGCGGACAAGGAGGTGAATACGCTGCTGAAGGTGGTCAGTGAGCAGCGTCAGTCAGGACAGAAAGGGCAATAA
- the nfuA gene encoding Fe-S biogenesis protein NfuA, giving the protein MIRITDSAQEHFSKLLSKQEDGTQIRVFVINPGTPTAECGVSYCPPDAVEATDTELKFEKLSAYVDELSKPYLEDAEIDFVTDNLGSQLTLKAPNAKMRKVSDDAPMVERVEYLLQAQINPQLAGHGGRVSLMEITEDGYAILQFGGGCNGCSMIDVTLKDGIEKELLAAFPELKGVRDITEHQRGEHSFY; this is encoded by the coding sequence ATGATCCGAATTACTGACTCTGCCCAGGAACATTTTTCTAAACTGCTATCCAAACAAGAAGATGGCACCCAGATTCGCGTATTCGTGATTAACCCGGGTACGCCAACAGCCGAGTGTGGCGTCTCTTACTGTCCGCCCGATGCTGTTGAAGCCACCGATACTGAACTGAAGTTCGAGAAGCTCTCAGCGTATGTTGATGAACTGAGCAAACCTTATCTGGAAGATGCGGAAATCGACTTCGTGACTGACAATCTGGGTTCTCAGCTGACGCTGAAAGCGCCGAATGCCAAGATGCGCAAAGTCTCTGATGATGCGCCAATGGTTGAGCGTGTTGAGTACCTGCTGCAGGCGCAGATCAACCCACAGCTCGCTGGCCACGGCGGTCGCGTATCGCTGATGGAGATCACCGAAGATGGCTACGCCATTCTGCAGTTTGGCGGCGGCTGTAACGGCTGTTCGATGATCGACGTGACCCTGAAAGATGGTATCGAGAAAGAGCTGCTGGCTGCCTTCCCGGAACTGAAAGGCGTGCGGGATATTACCGAGCATCAGCGTGGCGAACACTCGTTCTACTGA
- the gntX gene encoding DNA utilization protein GntX — protein sequence MLAMPALCWLCRMPLRIARHGICSLCLRKLPPLPRLCPRCGLPAGSEKVACGRCQLKPPAWQALVCVNDYCLPFSQWVNQLKFSHITALRVMLARLILLSWLNVYRRGDVPRPDLLLPVPLHQRRRWQRGFNQTVLLAAPLAHWLGCEWREGLSRTRRGALQHQLSARQRRTNLRGAFRLEMAVQGRHIALLDDVITTGSTVDEISRLLLAQGAASVQVWCLCRTL from the coding sequence ATGCTAGCAATGCCCGCCCTGTGTTGGCTATGCCGGATGCCGTTGCGGATAGCCCGGCACGGTATCTGCAGCTTATGTTTACGCAAATTACCGCCATTACCGCGGCTCTGCCCACGCTGTGGGTTACCAGCAGGATCAGAAAAGGTCGCCTGTGGCCGCTGCCAGCTTAAACCGCCCGCCTGGCAGGCGCTGGTCTGCGTTAATGACTATTGTCTGCCGTTCAGCCAGTGGGTTAATCAGCTTAAATTTTCTCACATAACCGCACTCAGGGTGATGCTGGCGCGGCTGATTTTGCTAAGCTGGCTTAATGTTTACCGACGCGGTGATGTGCCGCGTCCTGATCTGCTGCTGCCGGTTCCGCTGCACCAGCGACGACGCTGGCAGCGCGGCTTCAACCAGACTGTCCTGCTGGCCGCACCGCTGGCGCACTGGCTGGGATGTGAATGGCGTGAAGGGCTTTCCCGCACGCGCAGAGGCGCATTACAGCATCAGCTCAGCGCCCGCCAGCGCCGCACTAACTTACGCGGTGCTTTCCGCCTTGAAATGGCGGTGCAGGGACGCCATATCGCTTTGCTGGATGACGTCATTACCACCGGCAGTACCGTAGATGAAATCAGTCGTCTTTTACTGGCGCAGGGTGCTGCCAGCGTGCAGGTCTGGTGTCTGTGCCGTACCTTGTAG
- the bioH gene encoding pimeloyl-ACP methyl ester esterase BioH, with product MTSLYWHTCGEGKRDLVLLHGWGLNAEVWQSIIPRLSAHYRLHLVDLPGYGRSQNVDALTLEQMAEQIMPLLPPQAIVVGWSLGGLVATQLALTAPEKLDALITVASSPCFTATEHWPGIKPETLQNFQQMLSNDFQRTVERFLALQTLGTETARADARQLKEVVLSQPVPAVAVLDGGLDILRQVDLRDALPQITLPFLRLYGALDGLVPRRIAAEIDEMLPASPSVIIEKAAHAPFISHPEMFCQHIINFISSLEG from the coding sequence ATGACGTCGCTCTACTGGCACACCTGCGGAGAAGGAAAACGCGATCTTGTGCTGCTGCACGGATGGGGACTGAATGCCGAAGTCTGGCAAAGCATTATTCCGCGACTCAGCGCGCATTACCGTCTGCATCTGGTCGACCTGCCCGGTTATGGTCGCAGCCAGAACGTTGACGCGCTGACACTAGAGCAGATGGCTGAGCAGATAATGCCTTTGCTGCCACCGCAGGCCATTGTGGTGGGCTGGTCGCTGGGCGGACTGGTCGCGACGCAGCTTGCGCTGACCGCGCCAGAAAAGCTGGACGCCCTGATTACCGTTGCATCATCACCCTGTTTCACCGCCACAGAGCACTGGCCCGGCATTAAACCGGAAACGCTGCAGAACTTTCAGCAGATGCTCAGTAATGATTTTCAGCGCACGGTGGAGCGCTTTCTGGCGCTGCAGACGCTGGGCACCGAAACGGCGCGTGCCGATGCGCGACAGCTGAAAGAGGTGGTACTGTCACAACCCGTGCCGGCGGTGGCGGTGCTGGATGGCGGGCTCGACATTCTGCGTCAGGTCGACCTGCGCGACGCGTTACCGCAGATCACATTGCCGTTTTTGCGACTCTACGGGGCATTAGATGGTCTGGTGCCGCGTCGGATTGCTGCGGAGATCGATGAAATGTTGCCAGCCTCGCCCTCTGTGATTATCGAAAAAGCAGCACATGCACCTTTTATTTCTCATCCAGAGATGTTTTGTCAGCACATTATTAATTTTATCAGCAGTTTAGAGGGATAG
- a CDS encoding YdgH/BhsA/McbA-like domain containing protein — translation MKVFKWVVASMMMGAISFSAMAAKEVTKEEVKTMNLQKIGTVNTTAETTSPMDAKKVLSKLADEKGGKYYLVIAGREHGKFSATAEVYK, via the coding sequence ATGAAGGTTTTTAAATGGGTTGTGGCTTCAATGATGATGGGCGCGATTTCATTTTCTGCGATGGCAGCGAAGGAAGTCACCAAAGAAGAAGTTAAGACAATGAACCTGCAGAAAATTGGCACCGTTAACACCACAGCGGAAACCACCTCGCCAATGGATGCTAAAAAAGTACTGTCTAAGCTCGCTGACGAAAAAGGCGGGAAATACTACCTGGTGATCGCCGGTCGCGAACACGGTAAATTCAGTGCAACGGCTGAAGTCTACAAGTAA